A region of Dioscorea cayenensis subsp. rotundata cultivar TDr96_F1 chromosome 5, TDr96_F1_v2_PseudoChromosome.rev07_lg8_w22 25.fasta, whole genome shotgun sequence DNA encodes the following proteins:
- the LOC120259879 gene encoding ubiquitin carboxyl-terminal hydrolase 5 isoform X1, which produces MEVVECAQPELSREEERLLIRDITVAAEANSKEGDTFYLINYRWWQHWLDYVNHDMTSNANHVTSSYGSHYYESASSPRRPPPIDNSELIYDAASEVSNVEMELHDTLVEGRDYILLPEEVWEKLYGWYGGGPMLPRKAISSGLSQTDLAIEVYPLRLQLLLNPKGERAMVRISKKEKVRELHRKACEVFDLIMDQVCIWDYYGCQKHALMDDMEKTLDDANIQMDQDILVEIMGNGNGNTFGGGSSPAQENGSIEKDPASVVAEPCKSSLSVVEGLSTSKNASRSCSSEFSQSQILASPSSDLDNVQGTNSINTRGTSVGLTGLLNLGNTCFMNSAIQCLVHTPEFARYFREDYHQEINWQNPLGMVGELALAFGELLRKLWAPGRTPVSPRPFKTKLARFAPQFSGYNQHDSQELLAFLLDGLHEDLNRVKHKPYIKSKDADGRSDEEVADEYWANHIARNDSIIVDVCQGQYKSTLVCPVCGKVSVTFDPFMYLSLPIQSASSRNITVTIFTSDGSALPTPCTVSVPKQGRCKDLIQALSNACSLKSWEKLVLAEIRGHRVHQFLDDPLVLLSTIKDDDHLAAYKLPNLARSTVFLQLVHRQGELAPGNSNNSMLWKPFGIPLMSSISQEEITTRGDLNDIVQAIVHKMLTPMQQSEDLQASGLSNSSNFTVTHTGQAINTREVCKDSSENNVNDKESCDGKTTGFKLFLQVDDEDNACIDLSIDEEKTMELPLSSSFLLFINWSQNDLERYNTKYMENLPEVFKHTPAPKRSRGEPLSLYACLDAFLREEPLVPEDMWYCPRCKEQRQASKKLDLWRLPEVLVIHLKRFSFSRSTKHKLETFVNFPIHDFDLTNYVANKNSSQRQLYELYALSNHYGNMASGHYTAHIKMQLLDENRWYNFDDSHISAINEDEVKSNAAYVLFYRRVKGEGAATSNGAHSYATHNPNPSRR; this is translated from the exons ATGGAGGTGGTGGAGTGTGCGCAGCCGGAGTTGAGCCGGGAAGAGGAGAGGCTGCTGATCAGGGACATCACCGTCGCTGCCGAGGCCAACTCCAAGGAGGGCGACACATTCTATCTCATAAATTACAG ATGGTGGCAACATTGGCTCGATTATGTTAACCATGATATGACAAGCAATGCAAACCATGTGACGAGTTCATATGGTTCACATTATTATGAATCAGCAAGTAGCCCTAGGCGACCTCCACCTATTGATAATTCTGAGCTAATTTATGATGCTGCATCAGAAGTATCAAATGTGGAAATGGAGCTTCATGACACTTTAGTAGAAGGCCGTGATTATATATTACTCCCAGAAGAAGTTTGGGAGAAGTTATATGGATG GTATGGTGGAGGTCCTATGTTGCCACGAAAAGCGATTAGTTCTGGTTTGTCTCAGACTGATCTAGCAATAGAAGTTTATCCTTTACGTCTTCAGTTGCTTTTGAATCCAAAAGGCGAACGAGCAATGGTTAGAATAAGCAAAAAG GAAAAAGTTAGAGAACTTCACAGGAAAGCCTGTGAAGTATTTGATTTGATCATGGATCAA GTCTGTATTTGGGACTACTATGGTTGCCAGAAGCATGCTTTGATGGATGACATGGAAAAGACCCTTGATGATGCAAATATACAGATGGATCAGGAT ATTTTAGTAGAGATCATGGGAAATGGGAATGGTAACACATTTGGTGGTGGTTCAAGTCCTGCGCAAGAAAATGGATCCATTGAGAAGGACCCTGCTTCTGTTGTTGCTGAGCCATGTAAGTCGAGTTTGTCAGTTGTTGAAGGTTTGTCAACGAGCAAGAATGCCTCCAGAAGCTGCAGTTCAGAATTCTCACAGAGCCAAATTCTGGCTTCCCCCAGCAGTGACTTGGATAATGTACAAGGAACAAATAGCATCAATACAAGAGGGACTTCTGTTGGTCTGACTGGGCTGCTGAATCTCGGAAATACCTGCTTCATGAATAGTGCAATACAGTGCCTTGTCCATACACCAGAGTTTGCTAGATACTTCCGTGAAGATTACCATCAGGAAATAAATTGGCAAAACCCATTGGGCATGGTT GGTGAGCTTGCTTTAGCATTTGGGGAGTTACTTAGGAAGCTTTGGGCTCCTGGCCGCACTCCAGTCTCTCCACGGccatttaaaacaaaacttgCTCGTTTTGCTCCTCAATTTAGTGGATATAATCAGCATGACTCTCAG GAGCTTCTGGCATTTTTGTTAGATGGCCTTCATGAGGATCTGAATCGTGTAAAGCATAAACCTTACATTAAGTCTAAAGATGCTGATGGTCGATCAGATGAAGAAGTTGCAGATGAATATTGGGCAAACCACATTGCACGAAATGATTCAATTATTGTTGACGTATGCCAG GGCCAATACAAGTCTACTCTGGTTTGTCCTGTGTGTGGCAAAGTCTCAGTGACTTTTGATCCATTTATGTATCTTTCATTGCCTATACAATCTGCGTCTTCCCGTAACATCACAGTTACAATCTTCACCAGTGACGGGAGTGCACTGCCAACACCATGCACTGTGAGCGTGCCCAAGCAGGGTAGGTGTAAGGACCTAATCCAGGCTCTGAGCAATGCTTGTTCTTTGAAAAGTTGGGAGAAGCTTGTACTTGCTGAG ATTCGTGGTCACAGGGTTCATCAGTTCTTGGATGATCCTTTAGTCCTCCTATCCACTATCAAAGATGATGATCATCTAGCAGCCTACAAGCTCCCTAACTTGGCGAGGAGCACTGTTTTTCTTCAACTTGTTCATCGTCAAGGAGAATT GGCACCTGGCAATTCAAACAACTCAATGCTTTGGAAACCTTTTGGAATACCTCTCATGTCTTCCATATCACAGGAAGAAATTACGACAAGAGGCGATCTCAATGACATTGTTCAAGCAATAGTTCATAAAATGCTCACTCCCATGCAACAAAGTGAAGATCTACAAGCCTCTGGTCTCTCAAACTCCAGTAATTTTACAGTAACACATACTGGTCAAGCTATTAATACAAGGGAAGTATGCAAGGATTCTTCTGAGAATAATGTTAATGATAAAGAAAGTTGTGATGGTAAAACCACAGGCTTCAAACTCTTTCTTCAAGTGGATGATGAGGATAATGCGTGCATTGATTTGTCGATAGATGAAGAGAAAACCATGGAGCTGCCCTTGTCATCATCATTTTTACTCTTTATCAACTGGTCACAGAATGATCTTGAGAGATATAATACTAAATATATGGAGAACCTCCCAGAAGTTTTTAAGCACACTCCTGCACCCAAGAGATCCCGTGGTGAACCCCTCTCATTGTATGCATGTCTTGATGCTTTCTTAAGGGAAGAACCATTGGTACCGGAAGATATGTG GTATTGTCCGAGATGCAAGGAACAAAGACAAGCAAGCAAGAAGTTGGACCTATGGAGGCTTCCTGAAGTGCTTGTTATCCATTTGAAACGGTTTTCTTTCAGTCGGTCTACAAAGCATAAACTAGAAACTTTTGTCAACTTTCCCATTCATGATTTTGACTTGACAAATTATGTTGCCAACAAGAACAGCTCACAGCGTCAACTTTATGAGCTTTATGCCTTGAGCAACCATTATGGCAACATGGCCAGTGGACACTATACTGCACACATCAAA ATGCAGCTACTAGACGAGAACAGATGGTATAACTTTGATGACAGCCACATTTCTGCTATCAATGAGGATGAAGTGAAGTCAAATGCTGCTTATGTGCTCTTCTACCGAAGAGTAAAGGGAGAAGGTGCCGCTACAAGCAATGGAGCTCACTCTTATGCAACTCACAATCCCAATCCAAGTCGAAGATAA
- the LOC120260630 gene encoding protein XRI1-like isoform X2 has translation MCGSAGEEYSLQEISGLDVSHYLLDDVNQNEDSFLCMLGENTPIKDCTGFSCDMMNIGNDTDKATEESRETSPSQLKRRRMLQFPSDSSELVSVNAQESSYYNSKVREDPLAEDVLLDNMDWNSQCNSEYSGDRCSNGDGGFNLSMDGWLEDCLNESGMPHNSDVMDHSVAHEDQATVSEFYNTLEMGNNVEKAPTPTPTTCRIFRGQKSFISSPMKLTTSIAYPFALIKPCGVQGDITLKDINQRIHAPPPSKSKNTNDEDTSMSYPTSTFSGKPVVVKTKIRTDGGKGSITIMRTKG, from the exons ATGTGCGGATCGGCAGGGGAAGAGTATTCTTTGCAAGAAATTTCTGGATTGG ATGTGTCTCACTACCTGTTGGATGATGTGAACCAAAATGAGGACAGTTTCTTGTGCATGCTTGGGGAGAACACTCCTATTAAGGACTGCACAGGCTTTAGCTGTGACATGATGAACATAGGAA ATGACACTGACAAGGCTACTGAGGAATCTAGGGAGACTTCGCCTTCACAACTTAAAAGGCGGCGCATGCTGCAGTTTCCTTCTGATTCTAGTGAGCTTGTCTCTGTTAATGCGCAAGAGTCTTCTTATTATAACTCCAAG GTGAGAGAGGATCCTCTTGCAGAAGATGTGTTGCTGGACAATATGGATTGGAACTCTCAGTGCAATTCTGAATATTCTG GTGATAGGTGTTCCAATGGTGATGGAGGATTTAATCTATCCATGGATGGATGGCTCGAAGATTGTTTGAATGAAAGTGGGATGCCTCACAACTCTGATGTGAT GGATCATTCTGTGGCACATGAAGATCAAGCCACTGTTTCAG AGTTCTACAATACTCTTGAAATGGGGAATAATGTGGAAAAGGCCCCTACTCCTACTCCAACTACTTGCAGGATTTTTAGAG GTCAGAAATCATTTATCAGTTCTCCTATGAAGTTAACAACTTCCATTGCCTATCCCTTTGCCCTCATTAAACCATGTGGAGTTCAAGGAGATATCACTTTGAAGGATATAAATCAGCGGATTCATGCTCCACCACCTTCAAAGTCAAAGAATACAAATGATGAAGACACTTCCATGTCCTATCCCACTTCAACATTTTCTGGAAAGCCCGTGGttgtcaaaacaaaaatccGCACAGATGGGGGCAAGGGCAGCATTACAATAATGAGAACCAAAGGCTGA
- the LOC120259879 gene encoding ubiquitin carboxyl-terminal hydrolase 5 isoform X2, whose translation MEVVECAQPELSREEERLLIRDITVAAEANSKEGDTFYLINYRWWQHWLDYVNHDMTSNANHVTSSYGSHYYESASSPRRPPPIDNSELIYDAASEVSNVEMELHDTLVEGRDYILLPEEVWEKLYGWYGGGPMLPRKAISSGLSQTDLAIEVYPLRLQLLLNPKGERAMVRISKKEKVRELHRKACEVFDLIMDQVCIWDYYGCQKHALMDDMEKTLDDANIQMDQDILVEIMGNGNGNTFGGGSSPAQENGSIEKDPASVVAEPCKSSLSVVEGLSTSKNASRSCSSEFSQSQILASPSSDLDNVQGTNSINTRGTSVGLTGLLNLGNTCFMNSAIQCLVHTPEFARYFREDYHQEINWQNPLGMVGELALAFGELLRKLWAPGRTPVSPRPFKTKLARFAPQFSGYNQHDSQELLAFLLDGLHEDLNRVKHKPYIKSKDADGRSDEEVADEYWANHIARNDSIIVDVCQGQYKSTLVCPVCGKVSVTFDPFMYLSLPIQSASSRNITVTIFTSDGSALPTPCTVSVPKQGRCKDLIQALSNACSLKSWEKLVLAEIRGHRVHQFLDDPLVLLSTIKDDDHLAAYKLPNLARSTVFLQLVHRQGELAPGNSNNSMLWKPFGIPLMSSISQEEITTRGDLNDIVQAIVHKMLTPMQQSEDLQASGLSNSSNFTVTHTGQAINTREVCKDSSENNVNDKESCDGKTTGFKLFLQVDDEDNACIDLSIDEEKTMELPLSSSFLLFINWSQNDLERYNTKYMENLPEVFKHTPAPKRSRGEPLSLYACLDAFLREEPLVPEDMWYCPRCKEQRQASKKLDLWRLPEVLVIHLKRFSFSRSTKHKLETFVNFPIHDFDLTNYVANKNSSQRQLYELYALSNHYGNMASGHYTAHIKLLDENRWYNFDDSHISAINEDEVKSNAAYVLFYRRVKGEGAATSNGAHSYATHNPNPSRR comes from the exons ATGGAGGTGGTGGAGTGTGCGCAGCCGGAGTTGAGCCGGGAAGAGGAGAGGCTGCTGATCAGGGACATCACCGTCGCTGCCGAGGCCAACTCCAAGGAGGGCGACACATTCTATCTCATAAATTACAG ATGGTGGCAACATTGGCTCGATTATGTTAACCATGATATGACAAGCAATGCAAACCATGTGACGAGTTCATATGGTTCACATTATTATGAATCAGCAAGTAGCCCTAGGCGACCTCCACCTATTGATAATTCTGAGCTAATTTATGATGCTGCATCAGAAGTATCAAATGTGGAAATGGAGCTTCATGACACTTTAGTAGAAGGCCGTGATTATATATTACTCCCAGAAGAAGTTTGGGAGAAGTTATATGGATG GTATGGTGGAGGTCCTATGTTGCCACGAAAAGCGATTAGTTCTGGTTTGTCTCAGACTGATCTAGCAATAGAAGTTTATCCTTTACGTCTTCAGTTGCTTTTGAATCCAAAAGGCGAACGAGCAATGGTTAGAATAAGCAAAAAG GAAAAAGTTAGAGAACTTCACAGGAAAGCCTGTGAAGTATTTGATTTGATCATGGATCAA GTCTGTATTTGGGACTACTATGGTTGCCAGAAGCATGCTTTGATGGATGACATGGAAAAGACCCTTGATGATGCAAATATACAGATGGATCAGGAT ATTTTAGTAGAGATCATGGGAAATGGGAATGGTAACACATTTGGTGGTGGTTCAAGTCCTGCGCAAGAAAATGGATCCATTGAGAAGGACCCTGCTTCTGTTGTTGCTGAGCCATGTAAGTCGAGTTTGTCAGTTGTTGAAGGTTTGTCAACGAGCAAGAATGCCTCCAGAAGCTGCAGTTCAGAATTCTCACAGAGCCAAATTCTGGCTTCCCCCAGCAGTGACTTGGATAATGTACAAGGAACAAATAGCATCAATACAAGAGGGACTTCTGTTGGTCTGACTGGGCTGCTGAATCTCGGAAATACCTGCTTCATGAATAGTGCAATACAGTGCCTTGTCCATACACCAGAGTTTGCTAGATACTTCCGTGAAGATTACCATCAGGAAATAAATTGGCAAAACCCATTGGGCATGGTT GGTGAGCTTGCTTTAGCATTTGGGGAGTTACTTAGGAAGCTTTGGGCTCCTGGCCGCACTCCAGTCTCTCCACGGccatttaaaacaaaacttgCTCGTTTTGCTCCTCAATTTAGTGGATATAATCAGCATGACTCTCAG GAGCTTCTGGCATTTTTGTTAGATGGCCTTCATGAGGATCTGAATCGTGTAAAGCATAAACCTTACATTAAGTCTAAAGATGCTGATGGTCGATCAGATGAAGAAGTTGCAGATGAATATTGGGCAAACCACATTGCACGAAATGATTCAATTATTGTTGACGTATGCCAG GGCCAATACAAGTCTACTCTGGTTTGTCCTGTGTGTGGCAAAGTCTCAGTGACTTTTGATCCATTTATGTATCTTTCATTGCCTATACAATCTGCGTCTTCCCGTAACATCACAGTTACAATCTTCACCAGTGACGGGAGTGCACTGCCAACACCATGCACTGTGAGCGTGCCCAAGCAGGGTAGGTGTAAGGACCTAATCCAGGCTCTGAGCAATGCTTGTTCTTTGAAAAGTTGGGAGAAGCTTGTACTTGCTGAG ATTCGTGGTCACAGGGTTCATCAGTTCTTGGATGATCCTTTAGTCCTCCTATCCACTATCAAAGATGATGATCATCTAGCAGCCTACAAGCTCCCTAACTTGGCGAGGAGCACTGTTTTTCTTCAACTTGTTCATCGTCAAGGAGAATT GGCACCTGGCAATTCAAACAACTCAATGCTTTGGAAACCTTTTGGAATACCTCTCATGTCTTCCATATCACAGGAAGAAATTACGACAAGAGGCGATCTCAATGACATTGTTCAAGCAATAGTTCATAAAATGCTCACTCCCATGCAACAAAGTGAAGATCTACAAGCCTCTGGTCTCTCAAACTCCAGTAATTTTACAGTAACACATACTGGTCAAGCTATTAATACAAGGGAAGTATGCAAGGATTCTTCTGAGAATAATGTTAATGATAAAGAAAGTTGTGATGGTAAAACCACAGGCTTCAAACTCTTTCTTCAAGTGGATGATGAGGATAATGCGTGCATTGATTTGTCGATAGATGAAGAGAAAACCATGGAGCTGCCCTTGTCATCATCATTTTTACTCTTTATCAACTGGTCACAGAATGATCTTGAGAGATATAATACTAAATATATGGAGAACCTCCCAGAAGTTTTTAAGCACACTCCTGCACCCAAGAGATCCCGTGGTGAACCCCTCTCATTGTATGCATGTCTTGATGCTTTCTTAAGGGAAGAACCATTGGTACCGGAAGATATGTG GTATTGTCCGAGATGCAAGGAACAAAGACAAGCAAGCAAGAAGTTGGACCTATGGAGGCTTCCTGAAGTGCTTGTTATCCATTTGAAACGGTTTTCTTTCAGTCGGTCTACAAAGCATAAACTAGAAACTTTTGTCAACTTTCCCATTCATGATTTTGACTTGACAAATTATGTTGCCAACAAGAACAGCTCACAGCGTCAACTTTATGAGCTTTATGCCTTGAGCAACCATTATGGCAACATGGCCAGTGGACACTATACTGCACACATCAAA CTACTAGACGAGAACAGATGGTATAACTTTGATGACAGCCACATTTCTGCTATCAATGAGGATGAAGTGAAGTCAAATGCTGCTTATGTGCTCTTCTACCGAAGAGTAAAGGGAGAAGGTGCCGCTACAAGCAATGGAGCTCACTCTTATGCAACTCACAATCCCAATCCAAGTCGAAGATAA
- the LOC120259880 gene encoding UBX domain-containing protein 1-like isoform X1, giving the protein MAVPEVNKEMLTELESMGFPTAHAIRGLHFSGNASIEGAIDWIAEHENDPDIDQMLLVPINIEIESGKPPFALEYVKIKAQELSRQKLKAEEEKRMEKEREKERRRAGKEQLQAKKILEENERKRASAWRKAEQEEVKQARERILKRLEDDKAERRRNLGLPSEDHSSKKITKHLQKQQNTKISDEHNSTTVDNLQECLRSLKQNHLDEDARVKRAFQTLLTYIANVAKNPENEKFRKIRLSNPAFMDRVGSMFGGIEFLKLCGFEKLKQNGIEYLYIPRDKVDHRILRNAALELNSALNNPYFGMFSRKKDDY; this is encoded by the exons ATGGCAGTCCCAGAGGTGAACAAAGAAATGCTAACAGAGCTTGAATCCATGGGGTTTCCAACAGCCCATGCAATAAGAGGACTTCATTTTTCAG GTAATGCAAGTATTGAGGGAGCTATAGATTGGATTGCAGAACATGAAAATGATCCTGATATTGATCAAATGCTTTTG GTTCCTATCAATATTGAGATTGAATCAGGAAAACCACCTTTTGCTTTGGAGTATGTGAAGATTAAAGCACAAGAACTAAg CAGACAAAAACTGAAAGCTGAGGAAGAGAAGAGaatggagaaagaaagagagaag GAGAGAAGACGTGCCGGTAAAGAACAACTTCAAGCCAAGAAAATTCTGGAGGAAAACGAAAGGAAACG AGCTTCAGCATGGAGGAAAGCAGAACAAGAGGAAGTGAAACAAGCAAGAGAAAGAATCCTTAAGCGTCTCGAGGATGATAAG GCAGAGAGACGACGAAATCTTGGATTGCCATCTGAAGACCATTCATCCAAAAAAATCACCAAACATTTGCAGAAGCAGCAGAACACAAAGATTTCTGATGAACAT AATTCAACAACGGTTGATAATCTACAAGAATGTCTTCGATCTCTCAAACAAAATCACTTG GATGAGGATGCTAGAGTGAAGAGAGCATTCCAAACACTACTAACATACATAGCAAATGTTGCGAAGAACCCGGAAAATGAGAAGTTCAGGAAAATCAGATTAAGCAACCCGGCTTTTATG GATAGAGTTGGGAGTATGTTTGGAGGGATTGAGTTTCTAAAGCTGTGTGGATTTGAGAAGCTCAAACAAAATGGAATTGAGTACTTGTACATTCCAAGGGATAAGGTGGATCACAGAATTCTCAGAAATGCAGCTTTGGAGCTGAATTCTGCACTAAATAATCCTTATTTTGGAATGTTTAGCAGAAAGAAAGATGattattga
- the LOC120260630 gene encoding protein XRI1-like isoform X1, translating into MELDDNGNKNDGMCGSAGEEYSLQEISGLDVSHYLLDDVNQNEDSFLCMLGENTPIKDCTGFSCDMMNIGNDTDKATEESRETSPSQLKRRRMLQFPSDSSELVSVNAQESSYYNSKVREDPLAEDVLLDNMDWNSQCNSEYSGDRCSNGDGGFNLSMDGWLEDCLNESGMPHNSDVMDHSVAHEDQATVSEFYNTLEMGNNVEKAPTPTPTTCRIFRGQKSFISSPMKLTTSIAYPFALIKPCGVQGDITLKDINQRIHAPPPSKSKNTNDEDTSMSYPTSTFSGKPVVVKTKIRTDGGKGSITIMRTKG; encoded by the exons ATGGAGCTTGATGATAATGGCAACAAAAATGA TGGGATGTGCGGATCGGCAGGGGAAGAGTATTCTTTGCAAGAAATTTCTGGATTGG ATGTGTCTCACTACCTGTTGGATGATGTGAACCAAAATGAGGACAGTTTCTTGTGCATGCTTGGGGAGAACACTCCTATTAAGGACTGCACAGGCTTTAGCTGTGACATGATGAACATAGGAA ATGACACTGACAAGGCTACTGAGGAATCTAGGGAGACTTCGCCTTCACAACTTAAAAGGCGGCGCATGCTGCAGTTTCCTTCTGATTCTAGTGAGCTTGTCTCTGTTAATGCGCAAGAGTCTTCTTATTATAACTCCAAG GTGAGAGAGGATCCTCTTGCAGAAGATGTGTTGCTGGACAATATGGATTGGAACTCTCAGTGCAATTCTGAATATTCTG GTGATAGGTGTTCCAATGGTGATGGAGGATTTAATCTATCCATGGATGGATGGCTCGAAGATTGTTTGAATGAAAGTGGGATGCCTCACAACTCTGATGTGAT GGATCATTCTGTGGCACATGAAGATCAAGCCACTGTTTCAG AGTTCTACAATACTCTTGAAATGGGGAATAATGTGGAAAAGGCCCCTACTCCTACTCCAACTACTTGCAGGATTTTTAGAG GTCAGAAATCATTTATCAGTTCTCCTATGAAGTTAACAACTTCCATTGCCTATCCCTTTGCCCTCATTAAACCATGTGGAGTTCAAGGAGATATCACTTTGAAGGATATAAATCAGCGGATTCATGCTCCACCACCTTCAAAGTCAAAGAATACAAATGATGAAGACACTTCCATGTCCTATCCCACTTCAACATTTTCTGGAAAGCCCGTGGttgtcaaaacaaaaatccGCACAGATGGGGGCAAGGGCAGCATTACAATAATGAGAACCAAAGGCTGA
- the LOC120259880 gene encoding UBX domain-containing protein 1-like isoform X2, with the protein MAVPEVNKEMLTELESMGFPTAHAIRGLHFSGNASIEGAIDWIAEHENDPDIDQMLLVPINIEIESGKPPFALEYVKIKAQELRQKLKAEEEKRMEKEREKERRRAGKEQLQAKKILEENERKRASAWRKAEQEEVKQARERILKRLEDDKAERRRNLGLPSEDHSSKKITKHLQKQQNTKISDEHNSTTVDNLQECLRSLKQNHLDEDARVKRAFQTLLTYIANVAKNPENEKFRKIRLSNPAFMDRVGSMFGGIEFLKLCGFEKLKQNGIEYLYIPRDKVDHRILRNAALELNSALNNPYFGMFSRKKDDY; encoded by the exons ATGGCAGTCCCAGAGGTGAACAAAGAAATGCTAACAGAGCTTGAATCCATGGGGTTTCCAACAGCCCATGCAATAAGAGGACTTCATTTTTCAG GTAATGCAAGTATTGAGGGAGCTATAGATTGGATTGCAGAACATGAAAATGATCCTGATATTGATCAAATGCTTTTG GTTCCTATCAATATTGAGATTGAATCAGGAAAACCACCTTTTGCTTTGGAGTATGTGAAGATTAAAGCACAAGAACTAAg ACAAAAACTGAAAGCTGAGGAAGAGAAGAGaatggagaaagaaagagagaag GAGAGAAGACGTGCCGGTAAAGAACAACTTCAAGCCAAGAAAATTCTGGAGGAAAACGAAAGGAAACG AGCTTCAGCATGGAGGAAAGCAGAACAAGAGGAAGTGAAACAAGCAAGAGAAAGAATCCTTAAGCGTCTCGAGGATGATAAG GCAGAGAGACGACGAAATCTTGGATTGCCATCTGAAGACCATTCATCCAAAAAAATCACCAAACATTTGCAGAAGCAGCAGAACACAAAGATTTCTGATGAACAT AATTCAACAACGGTTGATAATCTACAAGAATGTCTTCGATCTCTCAAACAAAATCACTTG GATGAGGATGCTAGAGTGAAGAGAGCATTCCAAACACTACTAACATACATAGCAAATGTTGCGAAGAACCCGGAAAATGAGAAGTTCAGGAAAATCAGATTAAGCAACCCGGCTTTTATG GATAGAGTTGGGAGTATGTTTGGAGGGATTGAGTTTCTAAAGCTGTGTGGATTTGAGAAGCTCAAACAAAATGGAATTGAGTACTTGTACATTCCAAGGGATAAGGTGGATCACAGAATTCTCAGAAATGCAGCTTTGGAGCTGAATTCTGCACTAAATAATCCTTATTTTGGAATGTTTAGCAGAAAGAAAGATGattattga
- the LOC120259880 gene encoding UBX domain-containing protein 1-like isoform X3 codes for MAVPEVNKEMLTELESMGFPTAHAIRGLHFSGNASIEGAIDWIAEHENDPDIDQMLLVPINIEIESGKPPFALEYVKIKAQELSRQKLKAEEEKRMEKEREKERRRAGKEQLQAKKILEENERKRASAWRKAEQEEVKQARERILKRLEDDKAERRRNLGLPSEDHSSKKITKHLQKQQNTKISDEHNSTTVDNLQECLRSLKQNHLDEDARVKRAFQTLLTYIANVAKNPENEKFRKIRLSNPAFMSWEYVWRD; via the exons ATGGCAGTCCCAGAGGTGAACAAAGAAATGCTAACAGAGCTTGAATCCATGGGGTTTCCAACAGCCCATGCAATAAGAGGACTTCATTTTTCAG GTAATGCAAGTATTGAGGGAGCTATAGATTGGATTGCAGAACATGAAAATGATCCTGATATTGATCAAATGCTTTTG GTTCCTATCAATATTGAGATTGAATCAGGAAAACCACCTTTTGCTTTGGAGTATGTGAAGATTAAAGCACAAGAACTAAg CAGACAAAAACTGAAAGCTGAGGAAGAGAAGAGaatggagaaagaaagagagaag GAGAGAAGACGTGCCGGTAAAGAACAACTTCAAGCCAAGAAAATTCTGGAGGAAAACGAAAGGAAACG AGCTTCAGCATGGAGGAAAGCAGAACAAGAGGAAGTGAAACAAGCAAGAGAAAGAATCCTTAAGCGTCTCGAGGATGATAAG GCAGAGAGACGACGAAATCTTGGATTGCCATCTGAAGACCATTCATCCAAAAAAATCACCAAACATTTGCAGAAGCAGCAGAACACAAAGATTTCTGATGAACAT AATTCAACAACGGTTGATAATCTACAAGAATGTCTTCGATCTCTCAAACAAAATCACTTG GATGAGGATGCTAGAGTGAAGAGAGCATTCCAAACACTACTAACATACATAGCAAATGTTGCGAAGAACCCGGAAAATGAGAAGTTCAGGAAAATCAGATTAAGCAACCCGGCTTTTATG AGTTGGGAGTATGTTTGGAGGGATTGA